In the Clostridium beijerinckii genome, one interval contains:
- a CDS encoding HAMP domain-containing sensor histidine kinase, producing the protein MKIKKRLTISNIFMLIIPVIIIFIIAFIMNIPFSKAYENKFEGYREHDQNAYFIQQSLKPDMRNIENKNDLDKFPEQLQKFLDPKGYHLIITYDGEIVSSNIEDKDKEAISMIGDDVLFKSNSLVLEMNSISLVKNSFVKDNKVVNIIAINPSYKPVRIDIKNEMSTLVISYIIIVIIISLIVVTITNVILSSKIYKKLIRPLELLSYGAEQIKNGNLDFEMNYESDDEFGQVCGDFDEMRLRLKHSVDMQLKYEEDRKQLVVGISHDLRTPLTAIKGYVEGLRDGVANTPEKQKKYLDTIYTKACDMDVLVDSLFLFSKLDTGRFPFKFDVVSIREYIERFYRCAKKEFYGKNVEISFESKCENSTLVKLDYNEINRVLLNILDNSVKYKQKNLVKIKIKLYEDEEFAILEISDNGSGVPDEELSKLFLSFYRGDVSRTKPNEGSGLGLAIAKHIIEAHDGEIEAFNNDGLTIRITLPKR; encoded by the coding sequence ATGAAAATAAAGAAACGTCTAACCATTTCAAATATATTCATGTTAATTATACCTGTAATTATCATATTTATTATTGCATTTATAATGAATATTCCATTTTCAAAGGCTTATGAAAATAAATTTGAAGGTTATAGGGAGCATGATCAGAATGCTTATTTCATTCAACAAAGTTTAAAACCAGATATGAGAAATATAGAAAATAAAAATGATTTAGATAAATTTCCAGAGCAATTACAGAAATTTCTTGATCCTAAGGGATATCATCTAATAATAACATATGATGGGGAAATTGTGTCATCAAATATTGAAGATAAGGATAAAGAAGCTATTTCGATGATAGGAGATGATGTACTTTTCAAATCTAATTCATTAGTTTTAGAGATGAACTCCATATCTTTAGTTAAAAATAGCTTTGTTAAGGATAATAAAGTAGTAAATATTATTGCAATAAATCCATCATATAAACCTGTAAGGATTGACATAAAAAATGAAATGTCAACTTTGGTAATAAGCTATATAATAATAGTTATTATAATTTCGCTAATTGTTGTTACGATAACTAATGTTATACTATCCAGTAAGATTTATAAGAAATTGATTCGCCCTTTAGAACTTTTAAGCTATGGAGCTGAACAGATAAAAAACGGAAATCTGGATTTTGAAATGAATTATGAAAGTGATGATGAATTTGGACAAGTTTGTGGTGATTTTGATGAAATGAGATTAAGATTAAAACATTCGGTCGATATGCAGCTAAAATATGAAGAAGATAGAAAGCAACTAGTGGTAGGAATATCCCATGATCTAAGAACACCATTAACTGCAATTAAAGGTTATGTGGAAGGATTACGTGATGGGGTAGCAAATACTCCTGAAAAACAAAAAAAGTATTTAGACACAATTTATACTAAGGCTTGTGATATGGATGTATTAGTTGATAGTCTGTTCCTTTTTTCTAAATTAGATACAGGCCGATTTCCATTTAAATTTGATGTAGTAAGCATTAGGGAATATATAGAGAGATTTTACAGGTGTGCTAAGAAAGAGTTTTATGGAAAAAACGTTGAAATTTCATTTGAAAGTAAATGTGAGAATTCAACATTAGTGAAACTCGATTATAATGAAATAAATAGAGTTCTTCTGAATATATTGGATAATAGTGTTAAATATAAGCAAAAGAATTTAGTTAAAATAAAAATTAAATTGTATGAAGATGAGGAATTTGCAATATTAGAAATTAGTGATAATGGTTCAGGGGTTCCTGATGAAGAGCTTTCAAAGTTATTTCTAAGTTTTTATAGAGGAGATGTTTCACGAACAAAGCCTAATGAAGGAAGTGGACTTGGATTAGCTATAGCAAAACATATAATAGAAGCGCATGATGGAGAGATTGAAGCTTTTAATAATGATGGACTTACAATAAGAATAACATTACCTAAAAGATAA
- a CDS encoding response regulator transcription factor, translating to MKKILIIEDDESIAELERDYLEITGFKTEIAQDGYKGLDLALNEEFDLILLDVMLPGKDGFKVCQEIRAVKEIPILMVTAKKEDIYKIQGLGIGADDYIVKPFSPSELVARVNAHISRYERLTTIEKNSDNEKSSITIGRIKILLKARRVYIGKNEVKFANKEFELLMFLASNPNIVFSKDTLLDRIWGEESLGDSSTVTVHINRIREKIELDSSNPEYIETVWGAGYRFNL from the coding sequence ATGAAAAAGATATTGATAATAGAAGATGATGAAAGTATAGCTGAATTAGAAAGAGATTATCTGGAGATAACTGGATTTAAAACAGAAATTGCTCAAGATGGATATAAAGGACTAGATCTTGCGCTAAATGAAGAATTTGATTTGATCCTTTTAGATGTTATGCTGCCAGGAAAGGATGGATTTAAAGTTTGTCAGGAGATAAGAGCTGTTAAAGAAATACCCATTTTGATGGTAACTGCTAAAAAAGAAGATATCTATAAAATACAAGGACTCGGCATAGGTGCTGATGACTATATTGTAAAGCCATTTAGTCCAAGCGAACTTGTAGCAAGAGTAAATGCACATATTTCTAGATATGAACGTCTCACAACTATTGAAAAAAATAGCGATAATGAAAAAAGTTCAATAACTATTGGGCGTATTAAAATTTTACTTAAAGCAAGAAGAGTTTATATAGGGAAAAATGAAGTTAAATTTGCTAACAAGGAATTTGAACTTTTAATGTTCTTAGCTTCAAACCCTAATATCGTATTTTCAAAAGATACATTGCTAGACAGGATATGGGGAGAAGAATCTTTAGGAGATAGTTCTACTGTAACTGTACATATTAATAGAATAAGAGAGAAGATTGAGTTAGATAGCAGTAATCCTGAGTATATTGAAACTGTGTGGGGAGCTGGATATAGATTTAACTTATAA